The following are encoded together in the Eulemur rufifrons isolate Redbay chromosome 28, OSU_ERuf_1, whole genome shotgun sequence genome:
- the LOC138376507 gene encoding olfactory receptor 6C2-like gives MRNETTVQEFILEGFPAVQHLGNMLFLVHLLAYLASVMGNMLIITITWADHRLQIPMYILLSSFSFCECGFITTVIPKLLVIFLLGRQTIPFTECLTQAFSFLFLGATIFFLMAAMSLDRYLAICKPLHYPTIMNLRVCFLLVVFCYALSFIIITGLVIKVSQLSFCGPNVIPHFFCDIGSLIHLSCSDTRLTEMLAFGLISFILFSSLVVTIIAYSNIVITIMRLPSAKERQKAFSTCSSHLIVLSLMYGSCVFIYVKPNQMDRLDSNKEAALVNTVVTPLLNPVIYTLRNKQVHQALRDALSRVKLHK, from the coding sequence ATGAGGAATGAAACAACAGTCCAGGAGTTCATCCTGGAGGGGTTTCCTGCTGTCCAGCACCTGGGGAATATGCTGTTCCTGGTGCACCTGCTGGCGTACCTGGCCTCCGTCATGGGAAACATGCTCATAATCACCATCACCTGGGCTGACCATCGCCTCCAGATACCAATGTATATTTTGCTCAGCAGTTTCTCCTTCTGTGAATGTGGTTTTATAACCACAGTTATTCCTAAACTGCTGGTCATCTTTCTTTTAGGAAGGCAAACAATTCCCTTTACTGAGTGTCTCACAcaagccttttcttttttatttcttggggCAACAATTTTCTTCCTCATGGCTGCCATGTCCTTGGATCGCTACCTGGCCATTTGCAAACCTCTGCACTACCCAACCATCATGAATCTGAGGGTTTGTTTCCTTCTGGTTGTTTTCTGTTATGCTTTGTCCTTCATTATCATCACTGGTCTGGTCATCAAGGTTTCCCAGCTGTCTTTCTGTGGCCCCAATGTCATCCCTCATTTCTTCTGTGATATTGGCTCCTTAATTCATCTCTCCTGTTCCGACACCAGACTTACTGAAATGTTGGCCTTTGGTctcatttccttcattctgttttcaTCTCTCGTTGTAACTATCATTGCATACAGCAATATAGTAATCACAATCATGCGTCTCCCATCAGCCAAGGAGCGGCAGAAAGCTTTCTCCACCTGTTCCTCCCACCTCATTGTCCTCTCTCTGATGTATGGCAGCTGTGTCTTTATATACGTGAAACCGAACCAAATGGACAGGCTGGACTCCAACAAAGAGGCTGCTCTTGTGAACACAGTGGTGACCCCACTGCTGAACCCGGTCATCTACACTCTGCGGAACAAGCAGGTTCACCAAGCTCTAAGGGATGCTCTGTCCAGGGTGAAATTGCACAAATAG